The Mesomycoplasma ovipneumoniae ATCC 29419 genome segment GACTGTCTTTAAATAGAGCTTCAATTTCTTCTTTTGCAACCTTGCGTGAAGATGTTCTTATTCCTGCCCCATATTGGTCAAAAACTGCCTGTTTTTGTTTGTTTTCTTTTCCAAGTCCTTCTAAAAAGCGTGTTTTAAAAATATCGCTATTTAACTGACCTAAGTTTTCTAATTGTTTAAGTCCGCCAATTTCTAGAGTTCCAGTTTTTTGACTAATTTCGAGAGGAGAATTGCTTGGCATGAAAAATTGACTATTAACTGAAATTGTATAAGGAATTAAAACTTTAGTCTTGTCAGTTTCATCAATTTTTGCTTCTAAAGGATCAAATGAAACTTTAAGAGCTTGGCTTGAGTTGTGGTTTTTAAATTTTTGACCAAAGTTACCAAAACTAAAAGCAAGTTTTTTGTCTTTTAAAAGTTCTAAAATTTCTGACTTTAGACTCTCTGAGCGCTCAGCAGGGTCGCTAAAAAATCCAGATTTAATTTGGGCTAAAAATTCAACAGCCAGTTTGTCGCCCATGTCTGATTTAAAGTCTGTTTTATCTAAATTTTTCAAACTTAAATTATCAAAAAAATCTGAATAATTTAAAAAATAAGAACTTTTATCGTTTTTTTCTAATTTAATTGCATTTACAACGGTAGAAAAACTTGAACTTGAGTCAAGCATTTGTCTAGCAGTTGAAGTAAGATTTGCCTCTAAAAAAAATGAAGGAACTTGATTTTGAAGACTAACAAATTGACCGGTTGACTTATCACGGGCAAAATCAAAATTAAAAATTGTATCCATTGAATTTGGAAGTTTATTTTCCTGTGAGTTTTTAAGACTAGCTAATAAATTATTAAGCGAAGGAAAATATGAGCTAATTTTCTCACCAAATTCTTTTGAGTCTTTTGATTTATTTAGGTCATGTTGAAAATCAACTGGTCTAATTGTGCTAGGATCTGTTGGATTTGAGGTTGCTGAATTTTGATCCGCGAAATTTGCGGTTCGAGCAGAAATTAAATTTTGAACTTGTTGATTAAGTCTGTTGGTAATTTTTTGTAAGGAAAAATTAAATTCGGCAATTAAAATAGTTGATTCTTTGACAAAAGAAACAACTTGTTCATAAATGTCAGATTTGGCAACATCGCCATTTTGCAATTTTTGGCTAGCTTGAAATTTAACTTTAAAATTTTGGTTAGCATCATCTGGGAGAATTTCTAGAATTTGGTAGCTAATTTTTGCATCAGAAAATTCTGAGTCAGAAAAGTCTAGTTTTTCTAAATTCCCACCCTTTTTCTCAAAAAAAGAAAAGGATTCAAGCGCATTTTCGGCATTTTTAATTTTATTGCTGTCATCTAAAAGCGCTGCTTTTACGTCTTTATAATCTGAATCAGCATTAAAAGCACTTAAATTAAAGGCCAAATTTGAAACACGAGATGCAAACTGATTTACTTGAGTTCTTGGATTTTCAGAATTATATTTTATATTTACTGTAAGACCGATTGTAAGGCCAACAATACCAGCCCCGATAAGTCCCGAAATCCCCCCCGCCAGCAAAAGGGTTTTGGATTTTGATGATTTATTCATAGAAACCTCCTATGTTGTACTAAAAATAAAAAAATAAATAGTTTAAATTATAAACTAATTTTATTTTCATAATTATACATAGTAATTATACTAATTTTCAACTAAAAAAAAAAAAAAAAAGGAGCTAAGTTTGCCGGATTGATGGCAAAAATTTAGTTTTTAGTCAATATAAATAAGCAAAAACACCTGTAAATCCGTGTTTTTTGTGCTAAAATCTTAATTTTTATTATTTTAAAATAACATTTTGAAAAAAAAAAAAAAATACTTGGTCTAAAATAAAATTATGTTATAATAAGCATCACTATGAATGAATTAATAAATTTTGATATGAATTAAGGGTGAATTGATTATGTTTTTTGTCATACAAAAGTAGAAAATGCCAATTATCCATTATATTTTAAAATATGATGGAATGCCTTAAATTTAACTGTTTAGAAATCTATATAAATTTAGGGTTTGAATTTTAGTTCTTTCAAAACTTCATATGTTTTTTAGGCTCAATGTAAATAAAAATGAGTTTTCTTTTTGCATTGAGTTTAAATAGTAGTTGTATTTTTTGTGATTTTTGCTGTTTAGTCCATCTGGAAAACTCGAAAAAAAAGAATAAAGACTAGAAAAATTACTTCTAGCTTTTATCTCTTTTTTTTACAATATGCAAAAACTAAACGTCAATTTTTGCATATTGGGCATTTTCTTCGATAAAAATTTTACGCAAAGTTACGTCTGTACCCATTAGTGAGTCAAAAATTTGTGCTACTTCTTGGATATTATGAATTTGAACTTGTGTCATTCGACGGGTTTTTGGATCCATTGTTGTTTCTCAAAGTTGTTCAGGATTCATTTCTCCAAGCCCTTTGTATCTTTGGATATTAAATTTAAGATTTTCGCCACTAATTTTGCTTAAAATAGCCTCTTTTTCTGCATCATTATAGGCATATTCGATCTTTTTATTGTAAGAAATTTTGTATAGCGGTGGAATTGCAATATAAACAAAGCCATATTCAATCAACTTTTTGAAATAACGGAATAAAAATGTCAAAAGTAACGAGCGAATATGAGATCCATCTGAATCAGCGTCAGTCATTATTATAATTTTTTGGTATCTAATCTTACTAATATTAAATTCAGGACCAACTCCAGTACCAAAAGCGGTGATCATTGAAATAATTTCTTCATTGCGTAAAACTTTTTCAAGTTGAAAGCGTTGTGAGTTAATAACTTTTCCTCGTAAAGGTAAAATTGCTTGAAAATTGCGATCACGACCCATTTTGGCGCTCCCGCCAGCCGAGTTTCCCTCAACTATATATAATTCGGCGATTTGGGGATCTTTTGTTGAACAATCTGCAAGTTTTCCTGGAAGCGTACCTACATCAAAGGCTGATTTGCGCTTTACTGCTTCGCGAGCAGATTTAGCTGCCCGAGCTGCTTTTTGAGCTAGTAGATTTCTTTTAATAATTTTATCGGCATTTTCTGGATTTTCGGCTAAAAACCGTTCAAGAACAGCACTTAGAGTTTTGTTTACAAGTGGACGAACTTCTTTGTTATTTAGTTTTGCTTTTGTTTGACCCTCAAAAATAGGGTTCGTATGCTTAACCGAAATAATTGCAATTAGACCGTCTTTTATATCTTGTTTGTCAAACTTGTCTGCCTCAGATTTAATAAATTTGTTATTAATTGCATAATTATTCAGAATTCTTAGAAGTGAGTCTGATAGTCCCAGTTCGTGAGTTCCACCTTCGATATTGTGAATATTATTTGTGTATGATTTAATTTGCTCGTGATCTTCACTTATATAATTTAGCGCAACTTCGATTTTAATAATTTCATCATTATGCTCAAATTCACCTTCAGCATAAATGATTTTGTCACTAACTTTTTCAAAATCCTTGCTAAGATCAGAAACATAATCACGAATTCCGCCATTGTAGCAAAAACTTTGATTAAATCCGTTTCTCTTGTCGATAATTACAAACTCGATTCCTTGAGTCAAGTAGGCTGTGTTTTTAATACGATTTACGATTGTTAAAAGTTGAAAATTATTTTTTTCCAAAATTTCAAAGTCGGGCTGAAAAATAATAGTTGTTCCTGTTTCGTTTTTTTCCAAGTCAGCAATCGGACTTAAATCAGCAAGTTTTTGACCGCCATTTATATATTCTTGAAACCACAACTTGCCTTCACGTTTAATATAAACTTTTAAATTTTTAGCTAAGGCATTAACAACAGAGGCACCAACTCCATGGAGTCCGCCTG includes the following:
- a CDS encoding DNA gyrase/topoisomerase IV subunit B, which translates into the protein MSKDYQAENIVVLEGLEAVRKRPGMYIGGTGINELHHLVWEVVDNAVDEALAGFASKITLTIIDDNTISIEDNGRGIPVGIHPKHGVSAAEVVFTVLHSGGKFDGKSYKVSGGLHGVGASVVNALAKNLKVYIKREGKLWFQEYINGGQKLADLSPIADLEKNETGTTIIFQPDFEILEKNNFQLLTIVNRIKNTAYLTQGIEFVIIDKRNGFNQSFCYNGGIRDYVSDLSKDFEKVSDKIIYAEGEFEHNDEIIKIEVALNYISEDHEQIKSYTNNIHNIEGGTHELGLSDSLLRILNNYAINNKFIKSEADKFDKQDIKDGLIAIISVKHTNPIFEGQTKAKLNNKEVRPLVNKTLSAVLERFLAENPENADKIIKRNLLAQKAARAAKSAREAVKRKSAFDVGTLPGKLADCSTKDPQIAELYIVEGNSAGGSAKMGRDRNFQAILPLRGKVINSQRFQLEKVLRNEEIISMITAFGTGVGPEFNISKIRYQKIIIMTDADSDGSHIRSLLLTFLFRYFKKLIEYGFVYIAIPPLYKISYNKKIEYAYNDAEKEAILSKISGENLKFNIQRYKGLGEMNPEQLWETTMDPKTRRMTQVQIHNIQEVAQIFDSLMGTDVTLRKIFIEENAQYAKIDV